One genomic segment of Flagellimonas marinaquae includes these proteins:
- a CDS encoding thioredoxin family protein, giving the protein MARTPSNMLPLGTQAPDFELWDTVSAQTLSLVDMKGEKGTVVMFICNHCPFVVHVNSMLVKLAQTYQQKGINFIAISSNDVENYPQDAPHLMTVKAKEEGYPFPYLYDKTQQVAKAYDAACTPDFYLFNSDMRLVYRGQLDDSRPGNNIPLSGTDLKNAMDAVLENKEVFRDQKPSLGCNIKWSTY; this is encoded by the coding sequence ATGGCACGCACTCCTAGCAATATGCTTCCCCTAGGCACACAAGCCCCCGATTTTGAACTGTGGGACACCGTATCGGCACAAACCCTTTCTTTAGTAGATATGAAAGGGGAAAAAGGCACTGTGGTCATGTTTATATGCAACCACTGTCCTTTTGTGGTCCATGTAAATTCCATGCTGGTCAAACTGGCCCAAACATATCAGCAAAAAGGCATTAACTTTATTGCCATCTCCAGCAACGATGTGGAAAACTATCCGCAAGATGCCCCCCATTTAATGACGGTGAAAGCCAAGGAAGAAGGCTATCCTTTTCCATATCTGTACGACAAGACCCAGCAGGTCGCCAAGGCATATGATGCTGCCTGCACACCCGATTTTTATCTTTTTAATTCGGATATGAGACTAGTTTATAGAGGTCAGTTAGATGATTCCAGACCTGGAAACAACATACCCTTGTCCGGTACCGACCTAAAAAATGCAATGGATGCCGTTCTGGAAAACAAGGAGGTATTTCGGGATCAAAAACCCAGTTTGGGCTGTAATATTAAATGGTCGACCTACTAA
- the pepT gene encoding peptidase T, translating into MDKLLARFLEYVTTDTQSDPYSKTTPSTEKQWDLAKKLVMELHQIGMQEVSIDENAYIMATLPSNVEKKVPTIGFISHFDTSPDFSGRNVKPQIIENYDGKDIVLNKLKNIVLSPDYFEDLKAYEGQTLITTDGTTLLGADDKAGIAEIITAMEYLIQHPEIKHGTIRIAFTPDEEIGRGAHKFDVEKFGAEWAYTMDGSQVGELEYENFNAAKAKILITGKSVHPGYAKNKMINAIGIANDFLTHLPPSEVPEHTTGREGFFHVHKIKGEIEKAEIELIIRDHDAVHFQARKDLLVDIQAKLNKKHGEYIELSIEDQYKNMREKVEPVFHIVEIAEEAMKSLQIEPIIKPIRGGTDGSQLSFMGLPCPNIFAGGHNFHGKYEYVPLESMEKAVKVIVKICELTASQIK; encoded by the coding sequence ATGGATAAATTATTAGCTCGATTCTTGGAATATGTGACCACGGATACCCAAAGTGACCCCTACTCCAAAACCACCCCTAGCACCGAAAAACAATGGGACCTCGCCAAAAAACTGGTGATGGAGCTCCATCAAATTGGTATGCAAGAGGTGTCTATTGATGAGAATGCCTACATCATGGCCACCCTGCCGAGCAATGTTGAAAAAAAAGTACCGACCATTGGTTTTATTTCACATTTTGATACCTCTCCCGATTTTTCTGGAAGGAATGTGAAGCCACAGATCATTGAGAATTACGATGGGAAGGACATTGTATTGAACAAATTAAAAAATATTGTTTTATCTCCCGATTATTTTGAGGACCTAAAAGCATACGAAGGTCAAACTTTGATTACCACGGACGGAACCACATTGCTTGGAGCGGACGATAAAGCCGGTATTGCTGAAATAATCACGGCTATGGAATACCTGATCCAACACCCCGAAATAAAACACGGCACTATCCGGATAGCTTTCACGCCCGACGAAGAAATAGGTCGCGGAGCCCATAAATTCGATGTGGAAAAATTTGGTGCCGAATGGGCCTACACTATGGACGGCAGTCAAGTAGGTGAACTGGAATACGAGAACTTTAATGCGGCCAAAGCAAAAATTTTGATTACCGGGAAGAGTGTGCATCCTGGGTATGCCAAGAACAAAATGATTAATGCCATTGGCATTGCCAACGACTTTTTAACGCACTTACCACCGAGCGAAGTGCCGGAACACACTACAGGTCGGGAAGGTTTTTTTCATGTACATAAAATTAAGGGTGAAATTGAGAAAGCAGAAATAGAGCTGATAATCCGGGATCACGATGCAGTTCATTTTCAGGCAAGAAAAGACCTCCTAGTGGATATACAGGCCAAACTCAACAAAAAACATGGGGAATACATAGAATTGAGCATAGAAGACCAATACAAAAACATGAGGGAGAAAGTAGAGCCTGTCTTCCATATTGTGGAAATCGCCGAAGAGGCCATGAAATCACTACAAATAGAACCGATCATAAAACCGATTCGAGGGGGAACGGACGGTTCCCAACTAAGCTTTATGGGACTACCCTGCCCCAATATTTTTGCTGGCGGCCATAATTTTCATGGCAAGTACGAGTACGTTCCATTGGAAAGCATGGAAAAAGCGGTAAAGGTCATCGTAAAAATTTGCGAACTTACAGCAAGTCAAATCAAGTGA
- a CDS encoding DUF1573 domain-containing protein, with product MKKITTIFSLIMVVALTSVSCKDKASEKIVADNVESAVNRDEADKMVPVMTFEKTEHDFGTIERGAAQETVFTFTNTGNAPLIITDAKSSCGCTVPNPPKEPIAPGETGELTVRFNGSGQNQVTKTITVTANTAKGSELLRIKAFVQAPGAVPAGPVK from the coding sequence ATGAAAAAAATAACAACAATTTTTAGTTTGATCATGGTGGTTGCCCTAACCAGCGTATCATGCAAGGACAAAGCATCTGAAAAAATAGTTGCTGACAATGTTGAAAGCGCCGTTAACAGAGATGAAGCAGATAAAATGGTGCCGGTAATGACTTTTGAAAAGACCGAGCACGATTTTGGTACCATAGAAAGGGGTGCAGCTCAAGAAACTGTTTTTACTTTCACCAACACGGGTAATGCCCCACTAATTATTACCGATGCCAAGAGTAGCTGCGGTTGTACAGTTCCAAATCCGCCAAAAGAACCTATTGCACCGGGAGAGACCGGTGAGCTTACTGTAAGGTTCAATGGTTCTGGTCAAAATCAGGTTACAAAGACCATTACGGTAACAGCAAATACGGCCAAAGGTTCGGAGCTATTAAGAATCAAAGCTTTTGTACAGGCGCCTGGAGCAGTTCCAGCGGGTCCTGTTAAATAA
- a CDS encoding YfiT family bacillithiol transferase, which yields MEKETLEQLKYPIGKFEVPKTISSSHLEGWIAVLEELPGKLSDLVSALSTDQLETPYRPGGWTVRQLVHHISDSHHNSYIRFKWALTENTPVIKPYNEKEWAELFDSRTAPVQMSLDHLKAVHAKLVFLIKGLSEEDLQRSFVHPDGNLQSTLKENIGRYAWHGTHHYTQIKNLIEREGW from the coding sequence ATGGAAAAAGAAACTTTGGAACAATTAAAATATCCGATTGGTAAATTCGAAGTGCCGAAAACCATTTCGAGTAGCCATTTGGAGGGATGGATAGCCGTTTTGGAAGAATTACCGGGGAAGTTGAGCGATTTGGTCTCCGCACTTTCGACCGATCAATTGGAAACTCCTTACCGCCCCGGAGGATGGACGGTTAGGCAACTGGTGCATCATATTTCCGATAGCCACCACAATAGCTATATTCGGTTTAAATGGGCCTTAACGGAAAATACGCCTGTTATAAAGCCATACAATGAAAAAGAGTGGGCAGAACTTTTTGATAGCCGTACCGCTCCGGTTCAAATGTCGTTGGATCATTTAAAAGCAGTACACGCAAAACTAGTTTTTTTGATAAAGGGTTTGTCCGAGGAGGATCTACAGCGATCATTTGTTCACCCCGATGGAAACCTGCAATCCACCCTCAAGGAAAATATTGGACGATATGCATGGCATGGAACGCATCATTATACCCAAATAAAAAATTTAATTGAACGGGAGGGTTGGTAG
- a CDS encoding PUR family DNA/RNA-binding protein yields the protein MGQKDTMDQEEIYSKVLRAGRRTYFFDVRSTKAGDYYLTITESKKFTHDDGSFHYKKHKIYLYKEDFSAFREIMEEMMDYIIDEKGTEVISERHQKDFKKEEESFSENGSPSENNFTDVSFDDI from the coding sequence ATGGGCCAGAAAGATACAATGGATCAGGAAGAGATTTATTCGAAAGTCTTAAGAGCAGGGAGAAGAACCTACTTTTTTGATGTAAGAAGTACCAAGGCCGGAGATTATTACCTTACCATCACAGAAAGTAAAAAGTTTACGCACGATGATGGTTCTTTCCATTACAAAAAGCACAAAATCTATCTTTATAAAGAAGATTTTAGCGCTTTTCGGGAAATAATGGAAGAGATGATGGATTACATTATCGATGAAAAAGGTACCGAAGTAATTTCCGAACGCCACCAGAAAGATTTTAAAAAGGAGGAAGAAAGCTTCAGCGAAAACGGAAGCCCTTCCGAGAACAACTTTACCGATGTAAGTTTCGACGACATCTAA
- a CDS encoding cold-shock protein: protein MSKGTVKFFNDSKGYGFITEDGSNTDHFVHISGLIDEIREGDVVEFELQQGKKGLNAVNVQVAE from the coding sequence ATGAGTAAAGGAACAGTAAAATTCTTCAATGATTCTAAAGGTTACGGATTTATCACTGAAGATGGTTCAAACACAGATCACTTCGTACACATTTCAGGTTTGATCGATGAAATTAGAGAAGGTGATGTTGTAGAATTCGAACTACAACAAGGTAAAAAAGGATTAAACGCCGTTAATGTACAAGTTGCGGAATAA
- a CDS encoding YdeI/OmpD-associated family protein — MDKSEKIKGYYEKEHPFRDGIALLRELALKSGAEEDFKWSIPVYTCKGKNVFGISKFKNYFGVWFFNGAYLKDPKNVLENAQEGKTKGMRHWKFHDLDEVDKKTVLDYMKEALENQKKGLEIKPEKSKKVVIPELLLSELTKNPQLQVDFEKFTPYKQKEFCEYIAEAKQEKTKLRRLEKIIPMIKDGVGLNDKYR, encoded by the coding sequence ATGGACAAATCCGAAAAAATAAAAGGTTATTATGAGAAGGAGCATCCCTTTAGGGATGGTATTGCCCTATTAAGGGAATTGGCCTTAAAATCTGGCGCTGAGGAGGATTTTAAATGGAGTATTCCCGTGTATACTTGTAAGGGTAAAAATGTTTTCGGCATCAGCAAGTTCAAGAACTATTTTGGGGTATGGTTCTTTAACGGAGCATACTTAAAAGACCCAAAAAATGTACTGGAAAATGCACAGGAAGGCAAAACCAAAGGCATGCGCCATTGGAAGTTCCACGATTTAGATGAAGTGGACAAAAAAACCGTGTTGGATTACATGAAAGAGGCCTTGGAAAACCAAAAAAAAGGTTTAGAGATCAAACCTGAAAAATCCAAAAAGGTTGTTATTCCCGAGTTATTGTTATCCGAATTGACCAAAAATCCACAATTACAGGTTGATTTTGAGAAGTTTACGCCCTACAAGCAAAAGGAATTCTGTGAATATATTGCCGAGGCCAAACAGGAGAAAACGAAACTACGAAGATTGGAAAAGATTATCCCTATGATCAAGGACGGGGTCGGGCTGAACGACAAATACCGCTAA
- the yajC gene encoding preprotein translocase subunit YajC, translated as MENLGQFLPLILIFAVAYFFMIRPQIKRQKDEKKFASELKKGDKIITKSGLHGKIVELNDKDFSCVIETMAGRLKFDRSAISMEMSQKLNKPAEKK; from the coding sequence ATGGAAAACCTAGGACAATTTTTACCTCTGATATTGATTTTTGCAGTGGCCTATTTTTTTATGATTCGCCCACAGATCAAGCGTCAGAAGGATGAGAAAAAATTCGCTTCAGAATTGAAAAAGGGTGATAAAATTATCACTAAAAGTGGATTGCACGGCAAAATAGTGGAACTGAACGACAAGGATTTTTCCTGTGTTATCGAAACCATGGCTGGCCGATTAAAATTCGACCGTTCCGCCATTTCCATGGAAATGAGCCAAAAGTTGAACAAACCCGCAGAAAAAAAGTAA
- a CDS encoding lactoylglutathione lyase family protein yields the protein MKENTYPKSFSHIGITVPDIKKAVEFYENVMGWYVIMPPSTVKKETDTAIGQMCIDVFGEDWEEFEIAHMSTSDGIGIELFAFSHGKKEAPEFNPFNTGLFHFCVQDPDIENLTKKIVEAGGKQRMPIREYYPNEKPYKMVYVEDPFGIVFEIYTHSYELTYSSGAYQK from the coding sequence ATGAAAGAGAATACATATCCCAAGTCCTTTTCCCATATCGGAATAACGGTTCCAGACATTAAAAAAGCTGTTGAATTTTACGAAAACGTTATGGGTTGGTATGTTATAATGCCTCCATCCACAGTAAAGAAAGAGACCGACACCGCCATTGGACAAATGTGCATAGATGTTTTTGGAGAGGATTGGGAAGAATTTGAAATTGCCCACATGTCCACTTCGGATGGTATTGGAATTGAACTGTTCGCCTTTTCACACGGAAAAAAAGAAGCTCCCGAGTTTAATCCATTCAATACTGGACTTTTTCACTTTTGCGTGCAAGATCCGGATATTGAAAATTTAACCAAAAAAATAGTCGAGGCCGGCGGTAAACAGAGAATGCCCATTAGGGAATATTATCCCAATGAAAAACCGTATAAAATGGTCTATGTGGAAGATCCTTTTGGGATTGTCTTTGAAATCTACACCCATAGCTACGAATTGACCTATTCTTCTGGGGCTTATCAAAAATAA
- a CDS encoding peptidylprolyl isomerase, whose translation MQDGIYAKFNTTKGEILVKLTHDKTPGTVGNFVALAEGNMENSVKPQGKPYYDGLKFHRVIADFMIQGGCPTGTGTGDPGYKFDDEFHPDLIHDGPGVLSMANAGPGTNGSQFFITHVATPWLDNKHTVFGKVAEGQDIVDAIAQGDAIETLEIVRVGEEAKKWNAIEAFRTFEGAREKRIAEQKAQAEAEMEKLAAGFGKTDSGLRYQIIQKGSGSKAEKGKTVSVHYEGALANGQVFDSSYKRNQPIDFALGVGQVIPGWDEGIGLLQVGDKARFVIPSHLAYGSAGAGGVIPPNATLIFDVELMNVK comes from the coding sequence ATGCAAGACGGAATCTACGCAAAATTCAATACCACCAAAGGTGAAATTTTGGTAAAACTTACTCACGATAAAACACCGGGGACCGTGGGCAATTTTGTTGCACTGGCAGAAGGAAATATGGAGAACAGCGTAAAACCACAGGGCAAACCATATTACGATGGCTTAAAGTTCCATAGAGTAATCGCCGATTTTATGATACAGGGCGGATGCCCAACAGGAACAGGGACCGGGGACCCTGGTTATAAGTTTGATGATGAGTTCCATCCCGACCTTATACATGATGGTCCCGGTGTACTTTCAATGGCCAATGCCGGACCCGGAACCAATGGAAGCCAGTTTTTTATTACCCATGTGGCCACACCTTGGTTGGACAACAAGCACACAGTGTTTGGAAAGGTGGCGGAAGGTCAGGATATTGTAGATGCCATTGCACAAGGGGACGCTATAGAAACTTTGGAAATTGTACGAGTTGGTGAAGAGGCCAAAAAATGGAATGCCATTGAGGCTTTTCGAACGTTCGAGGGAGCCAGGGAAAAACGTATAGCCGAGCAAAAGGCTCAAGCCGAGGCGGAAATGGAAAAATTGGCTGCAGGTTTTGGAAAGACCGATAGTGGACTACGTTACCAAATTATCCAAAAGGGAAGCGGTTCTAAAGCGGAAAAAGGTAAAACCGTGTCCGTACATTATGAAGGTGCATTGGCCAACGGTCAGGTTTTTGATTCATCCTACAAAAGAAATCAACCCATAGATTTTGCTCTTGGTGTAGGGCAAGTAATTCCCGGATGGGACGAGGGTATTGGACTATTGCAAGTAGGGGATAAGGCCAGATTTGTGATTCCATCCCATTTGGCTTATGGTAGCGCAGGAGCCGGAGGGGTAATTCCTCCCAATGCTACACTGATTTTTGACGTGGAGTTAATGAATGTAAAATAA
- a CDS encoding peroxiredoxin, giving the protein MATLRLGDTAPDFTAVTSQGTLNFYEYLGDSWGILFSHPADFTPVCTTELGTAAKFKDEFDKRNVKMMALSVDGAASHMDWIKDINETQNTEVNFPIVADVERKVSDLYDMIHPNADDTLTVRSVFIIDPDKKIKLTLTYPASTGRNFYELLRVIDSLQLTANHKVATPANWKNGEKVVVSPAIPTEEAKGIFTKGVEEIKPYLRLTPDPTN; this is encoded by the coding sequence ATGGCAACTTTAAGATTAGGGGATACCGCTCCGGATTTTACCGCGGTTACCTCCCAAGGAACACTTAATTTTTATGAATATTTAGGAGATAGCTGGGGCATCCTGTTTTCGCACCCTGCGGATTTTACCCCTGTCTGCACCACGGAATTAGGCACTGCCGCCAAGTTTAAGGACGAATTCGACAAAAGAAACGTAAAAATGATGGCCCTAAGTGTAGATGGTGCCGCATCGCACATGGATTGGATAAAGGACATAAACGAAACCCAGAATACCGAAGTCAACTTTCCCATAGTGGCCGATGTGGAAAGAAAAGTATCCGACTTGTACGACATGATTCACCCAAATGCTGATGACACCCTTACTGTTCGCTCCGTATTTATTATAGATCCCGATAAAAAAATTAAACTTACCCTAACCTATCCGGCCTCCACAGGACGTAATTTTTACGAACTGTTGCGAGTAATCGATTCTTTGCAATTGACCGCAAACCACAAAGTAGCCACTCCTGCCAACTGGAAAAATGGCGAAAAAGTGGTGGTAAGCCCAGCAATTCCAACGGAAGAGGCCAAGGGAATCTTTACCAAAGGGGTCGAGGAAATTAAGCCATATTTACGATTGACGCCGGACCCTACAAATTAA
- a CDS encoding GNAT family N-acetyltransferase, whose product MDSAALTIQPTDSYNLGTYLEVAIASYSEHYCHLWQHNDPSPYISKWLTKEVVFEELQDPDTLNYIVYHNTVAVGILKLIINCGIDEIPDTDAIKAEKIYLLKKHSGKGIGKQLLLIIEEMAVKLNKKVVWLDTMKKGNPIHFYKNNGYSIKRESEVVLPNVKPSEKHMWILTKTL is encoded by the coding sequence ATGGATTCCGCTGCTCTAACCATACAACCAACAGACAGCTATAATCTTGGCACTTATTTAGAGGTTGCAATAGCATCCTACAGTGAGCATTATTGTCATTTATGGCAGCACAACGACCCTTCACCTTATATTTCGAAATGGTTAACGAAAGAAGTGGTCTTTGAAGAACTACAGGACCCCGATACATTGAATTACATCGTATACCATAATACTGTAGCTGTCGGTATCCTAAAATTGATAATAAACTGCGGAATCGATGAAATTCCTGATACGGACGCCATAAAAGCGGAAAAAATCTATCTACTCAAAAAACACTCAGGTAAGGGAATTGGCAAACAATTGCTTCTTATTATTGAGGAGATGGCTGTAAAATTAAATAAAAAAGTGGTTTGGTTGGATACCATGAAAAAGGGAAATCCTATTCATTTTTATAAAAACAATGGCTACTCCATTAAAAGAGAAAGCGAAGTTGTGCTTCCGAATGTAAAGCCCTCGGAAAAGCACATGTGGATTTTGACCAAAACCCTTTAG
- a CDS encoding GNAT family N-acetyltransferase encodes MDKVKIEFEMEPLNGELPYRLLLLADESKAVIDTYINHCEVFILEQNHKTIAVVAIEQLNKSVIEIKNIAVDKAYQNKGIGKNIINWVKRYYQKTGKQEILVGTGDASVLQLLFYLKCGFEMDSIRKSFFLKNYDMPIYENGIRLKDMIVLKLVL; translated from the coding sequence ATGGATAAGGTAAAAATTGAATTCGAAATGGAGCCGTTAAACGGCGAACTCCCCTACAGATTACTGTTGTTGGCCGACGAATCGAAAGCGGTAATTGACACCTACATAAACCATTGTGAAGTTTTTATCCTTGAACAAAACCATAAAACCATAGCAGTAGTCGCCATTGAACAACTTAATAAATCGGTGATCGAGATAAAAAATATTGCTGTTGACAAAGCATATCAAAATAAAGGCATTGGCAAAAACATTATAAATTGGGTAAAGCGATATTATCAAAAAACGGGGAAGCAGGAAATTTTGGTAGGCACAGGAGATGCATCTGTTTTACAACTATTATTTTACCTAAAATGTGGTTTCGAAATGGACTCAATTAGGAAGTCGTTCTTTTTAAAAAATTACGATATGCCCATTTACGAAAACGGAATTCGATTAAAAGATATGATAGTGCTCAAATTAGTCCTTTAA
- the nusB gene encoding transcription antitermination factor NusB: protein MLTRRHIRVKVMQCIYALVQSKDDSLQKQEKFLRVSIDNMYVLYLLILSLLAELHRLAEKHVNHASKKYVATEEDTYPDPRKFVKNRLLLQLVNNEALKSELSDRKLNNWYLNDEYVKIIHKAIVTSDIYKEYMLSGDDSYSDDRKLVIQLFKEIIAPNEKIYDYFEDDKLTWVDDFPIVNTFLVKRLKKAKPDSGDRFFLPALLKDQQDMDFANDLLTKTLLNDAKWEKEIEGKTPNWDNDRIAEIDSIILKMAICELLNFPSIPEKVTLNEYLEIAKEYSTPKSSIFINGVLDKLAKEYKTDGRLQKIGRGLQ, encoded by the coding sequence ATGCTCACCAGAAGGCACATTAGAGTAAAAGTTATGCAGTGCATATATGCATTGGTGCAATCCAAGGACGATTCTTTGCAAAAACAAGAAAAGTTCCTGCGAGTAAGTATAGACAATATGTACGTTCTGTATCTTTTGATTTTAAGCCTCTTGGCCGAACTTCACCGTTTGGCGGAAAAACATGTGAACCATGCATCCAAAAAATATGTGGCCACGGAAGAAGATACATACCCCGATCCCCGAAAATTTGTAAAAAACCGACTGTTGTTGCAATTGGTGAACAACGAAGCATTGAAGAGCGAACTGTCCGATCGCAAATTGAACAATTGGTATTTGAACGATGAGTATGTGAAGATCATACACAAAGCGATCGTGACCAGTGACATTTACAAGGAATACATGTTGAGCGGAGACGACAGTTATTCGGACGACCGTAAGTTGGTGATACAACTGTTCAAGGAAATTATTGCCCCTAACGAAAAAATCTACGATTATTTTGAAGATGATAAATTGACCTGGGTAGACGATTTTCCAATTGTAAATACATTTTTGGTAAAACGTTTAAAGAAGGCCAAACCAGATTCCGGTGACCGTTTCTTTTTACCGGCATTGTTAAAAGATCAACAGGATATGGACTTTGCAAACGACCTGTTGACCAAGACCTTGCTCAACGATGCCAAATGGGAAAAAGAAATCGAGGGAAAAACACCGAACTGGGACAACGACAGAATCGCGGAGATTGACTCCATCATCCTAAAAATGGCAATTTGCGAGCTGCTCAATTTCCCATCGATTCCCGAAAAAGTAACCCTGAACGAGTACTTGGAGATAGCCAAGGAGTATTCCACTCCCAAGAGCAGCATATTTATAAATGGGGTTTTGGATAAATTGGCCAAGGAATACAAAACCGATGGAAGACTGCAAAAAATAGGAAGGGGTCTACAGTAA
- a CDS encoding ABC transporter ATP-binding protein, with protein sequence MKELKHLNKYFKKYWLKLLLGILITIIARVFSLIMPSYVNKSIQAVEDFASNAINLSEAKGLLLQYILVIVGAAILSGLFTFLMRQTIINVSRYIEYDLKNEVFDHYQLLSLNFYKKNRIGDLMNRISEDINQVRLYGGPAIMYGIQTLTLFVCLIPLMFIKAPTLAAYTLLPLPILSVLIYQISKIIHKRSTKVQEYLSTLSTFTQESFSGISVIKAYSIEPRINSELRELAQEGKDTSMALAKVNAWFFPLMILLIGISNVFVIYIGGQQYINGEIETIGIIAEFILYVNMLTWPVAIVGWLTSIVQRAEASQKRINEFLKEEPSILNKVKSPTPIVGNIEFKNVTFTYEDTNITALKNVSFSIKAGETVAILGKTGSGKSTILDLVARLYDTSSGEVLIDGVPVQDLNLDSLRSSIGAVPQDAFLFSDTIENNIRFGNENASHNDIVEVAKKAVVHKNIEGFAKKYHTILGERGITLSGGQKQRVSIARALLKDPKIYLFDDCLSAVDTETEEEILNNLKRVSESKTTLIVSHRVSSAKNADKIIVLDKGKIIQQGTHEELNNTEGYYKELYIDQLSGKES encoded by the coding sequence ATGAAGGAACTTAAACACCTAAATAAATACTTTAAAAAATACTGGCTCAAATTGTTACTGGGGATTTTGATCACCATTATTGCCCGTGTTTTTTCCCTCATCATGCCATCGTATGTGAACAAATCCATACAGGCTGTCGAGGATTTTGCCTCAAACGCAATCAACTTATCGGAAGCAAAAGGATTGTTGTTGCAATATATTTTGGTTATCGTCGGAGCCGCAATTTTATCAGGTCTCTTTACTTTTTTAATGAGACAGACCATTATAAATGTATCCCGATATATCGAATACGATCTTAAAAATGAGGTTTTTGATCATTACCAACTGCTCAGCCTTAACTTTTATAAAAAAAATAGGATCGGGGATTTAATGAACCGGATAAGCGAAGATATCAACCAGGTTCGATTATATGGTGGCCCTGCCATAATGTACGGCATCCAAACCCTAACACTATTTGTCTGTTTGATACCCTTAATGTTTATAAAAGCACCCACGCTTGCAGCATACACCTTACTGCCACTCCCCATTCTATCCGTTCTGATCTACCAGATCAGTAAAATAATACACAAAAGGAGCACCAAGGTACAAGAGTATCTTTCCACACTTTCCACGTTTACCCAGGAATCGTTTTCAGGAATATCCGTGATCAAGGCCTACAGTATTGAGCCAAGGATAAATAGCGAATTAAGGGAGCTGGCACAAGAAGGCAAGGATACCAGTATGGCACTTGCAAAGGTAAATGCCTGGTTTTTTCCTTTAATGATCCTATTGATCGGAATAAGCAATGTTTTTGTAATCTATATTGGCGGGCAACAGTACATAAATGGCGAAATTGAAACCATAGGGATCATCGCAGAATTTATTCTTTACGTTAACATGCTTACGTGGCCCGTTGCCATAGTAGGTTGGCTTACTTCTATAGTACAAAGGGCTGAAGCCTCTCAAAAGCGTATCAACGAGTTTTTAAAGGAAGAACCCTCCATTCTGAACAAAGTGAAGTCCCCGACCCCGATTGTGGGCAATATCGAATTCAAAAATGTAACCTTTACCTACGAGGATACAAATATTACTGCATTGAAAAATGTATCCTTCTCCATAAAAGCAGGAGAAACTGTTGCTATTTTAGGCAAAACAGGCTCGGGAAAATCCACCATATTGGATTTGGTCGCACGTTTGTACGATACTTCCTCCGGTGAGGTGTTGATCGATGGAGTTCCCGTCCAAGACCTTAATTTGGACAGCCTTCGCAGTTCCATTGGTGCCGTGCCACAGGATGCATTCCTGTTTTCGGATACTATTGAGAACAATATCCGTTTTGGTAACGAAAATGCATCACACAACGACATTGTGGAGGTTGCAAAAAAAGCTGTGGTACACAAAAATATTGAAGGATTTGCCAAAAAGTACCATACAATTTTAGGGGAACGTGGAATTACATTGAGCGGTGGTCAAAAACAACGGGTATCCATTGCCCGGGCATTGTTAAAAGACCCCAAGATCTATCTTTTTGATGACTGCCTCTCCGCAGTGGATACCGAAACCGAAGAAGAAATCTTGAACAACCTAAAAAGGGTTTCCGAGAGCAAAACTACGCTGATCGTTAGCCATAGGGTATCTTCTGCCAAGAACGCCGACAAGATCATTGTGCTCGACAAAGGAAAGATTATTCAACAGGGCACCCACGAGGAACTGAACAATACCGAAGGGTATTATAAAGAGCTCTATATTGACCAACTCTCTGGTAAAGAATCATAA